A single region of the Anaerococcus urinomassiliensis genome encodes:
- a CDS encoding alpha-amylase has protein sequence MANEVMMQAFEWDTWADGSFYKNLTKNAKKLKENGIDSLWLPPMTKGGSDMDVGYGAYDLWDLGEFDQKGTVRTKYGTKEELHQAIDALHDAGIKCYADVVLNHKGNGDEKEKFQAIMVDQNNRTLDVGEATDIEAWTHFTFPGRNGKYSDMQWHWYHFTGVDYDDLSGTSAIYRIVGDGKYWDDDVSNEKGNFDYLMNNDIDHNHPEVREEIFKWADWFIEETKVDGFRYDALKHISEEFIHSLSSHIIDEKGLDNFYLFGEFWQYSKESIEHYLGATNHQIDLFDVPLHFHMEEASKSMGNYDMRKIFDNTIVGDFPAEAVTFVDNHDSQPGQGLESWIEPWFKEIAYALILFRKDGYPCVFAGDYYGLCGPVKTDPLDQMINNMISVRKKYNHGNQDDYFDDPAVIGWVRRGDSDHKPLAVLISIKDMAEKQMHVGEGEAGATYVDLSGKNEEVTIDEAGNGVFTVGPGQVTYWANKESL, from the coding sequence ATGGCAAATGAAGTAATGATGCAAGCCTTTGAGTGGGATACTTGGGCTGATGGCAGTTTTTATAAAAATTTAACAAAGAATGCAAAAAAATTAAAAGAAAATGGAATTGACTCCCTATGGCTTCCACCTATGACTAAGGGTGGATCAGACATGGACGTGGGATACGGAGCCTATGACCTATGGGATCTTGGAGAATTTGACCAAAAAGGAACTGTCAGAACCAAATATGGGACAAAAGAGGAACTCCACCAAGCCATAGATGCCCTCCATGATGCGGGCATCAAATGCTATGCAGACGTAGTGTTAAATCACAAGGGTAACGGCGATGAGAAAGAAAAATTCCAAGCTATAATGGTAGACCAAAACAATAGGACCTTGGATGTTGGCGAAGCGACAGACATAGAAGCATGGACCCATTTCACCTTCCCTGGAAGAAATGGCAAATACTCTGACATGCAGTGGCACTGGTACCACTTTACAGGAGTTGACTACGATGACTTGTCCGGCACATCTGCAATTTATCGTATAGTTGGAGATGGCAAATATTGGGATGACGATGTTTCCAACGAAAAGGGCAATTTTGACTACCTTATGAACAACGACATCGACCACAACCACCCAGAAGTTCGTGAAGAAATATTTAAGTGGGCAGATTGGTTTATAGAAGAAACAAAAGTAGATGGCTTCCGTTACGATGCCCTAAAACATATATCAGAAGAATTTATCCATAGCCTATCAAGTCACATCATAGATGAAAAAGGCTTGGACAATTTCTATTTGTTTGGTGAATTTTGGCAATATTCTAAAGAATCCATAGAACATTATCTAGGAGCAACCAACCATCAAATAGATTTGTTTGACGTTCCACTTCACTTCCACATGGAAGAAGCCAGCAAGTCCATGGGCAATTACGACATGAGAAAGATATTTGACAATACAATTGTTGGAGACTTCCCGGCAGAAGCTGTAACCTTTGTAGACAACCACGATAGCCAACCTGGCCAAGGTTTGGAATCTTGGATTGAACCATGGTTTAAGGAAATAGCCTATGCACTAATATTGTTTAGAAAAGATGGTTATCCTTGCGTATTTGCAGGAGATTACTATGGCCTATGTGGACCAGTAAAAACCGACCCGCTCGACCAGATGATAAACAATATGATAAGTGTCAGAAAGAAATACAATCATGGCAACCAAGACGACTACTTCGACGACCCAGCAGTAATAGGTTGGGTAAGACGTGGCGATAGTGACCACAAGCCACTTGCAGTTTTAATATCTATCAAAGATATGGCAGAAAAACAAATGCACGTGGGAGAAGGCGAAGCAGGGGCAACCTATGTTGACCTATCTGGCAAAAATGAAGAAGTAACAATAGATGAAGCGGGCAACGGAGTCTTCACAGTAGGCCCAGGCCAAGTGACATATTGGGCAAACAAAGAAAGCTTATGA
- the deoC gene encoding deoxyribose-phosphate aldolase → MQLNKLIDHTNLKAEATSEDIKKLVDEAVEHEFFSVCVNSSFVKLIKDYNKDVKIATVVGFPLGAMATSAKAYETKCAIEDGASEIDMVIEVGRLKEKDYDYVLNDIKAVKEACGDNLLKVIIETCLLTEKEIVKACELAVEAGADFVKTSTGFSTGGAKASDIALMRKTVGPDIGVKASGGIHTKEEALEMVEAGASRIGASKSIEICK, encoded by the coding sequence ATGCAGTTAAATAAATTAATAGATCATACAAATTTGAAGGCTGAAGCAACAAGTGAAGATATCAAAAAACTAGTTGATGAGGCAGTTGAACATGAGTTTTTTAGTGTTTGCGTAAACTCATCTTTTGTAAAACTTATCAAAGATTATAACAAAGATGTAAAGATTGCAACAGTTGTAGGCTTTCCTCTAGGAGCTATGGCAACATCTGCCAAGGCCTATGAAACAAAATGTGCCATTGAAGATGGGGCAAGTGAAATAGATATGGTTATAGAAGTTGGCCGCCTAAAGGAAAAAGACTATGACTATGTTCTAAATGACATTAAAGCAGTTAAAGAAGCTTGTGGAGACAATTTATTAAAAGTTATAATCGAAACTTGCCTATTAACTGAAAAAGAGATTGTAAAAGCCTGTGAACTAGCTGTAGAAGCTGGGGCAGACTTTGTCAAAACATCAACTGGATTTTCAACAGGAGGTGCAAAAGCATCTGATATTGCCCTAATGAGAAAGACAGTAGGTCCAGATATTGGTGTAAAGGCATCTGGTGGTATTCACACTAAAGAAGAAGCACTAGAAATGGTAGAAGCTGGCGCAAGTAGGATTGGTGCAAGCAAGTCCATAGAAATTTGCAAATAG
- a CDS encoding PP2C family protein-serine/threonine phosphatase encodes MKKTLIDKVNNKNFEVLNSMDDWVRIVDLNAKTIFVNNSLDLARKKSESLSIYLDENVPLNLASENDSIRNTTVIEEKLINNRYYSIKSSPIVIGGEYSGVVEVFRDITRETNMKIELFDANRNMLDDVRFVRKVQSSILPKNKIYGKLDLKSYYNPCSNVSGDMFDLIKLDDNRYAFYISDVMGHGVKASILTMFVKVSISSIFDKYPDYTPSQALLKLRSRFYDLDIDSSQYFTAWLGIFDMGNNTLCFSNAGHNCPPMIYRSDAQACEYLHANGRMISNIIEPDVYNEVTTELKDEDLILFFTDGVIEATDEDNKEFGLARLKEVFCQSRQIEKIYDEIEDFSWGEQKDDITLAMITYRRNNAVK; translated from the coding sequence ATGAAAAAGACACTGATTGATAAAGTTAATAATAAAAATTTTGAAGTGTTAAACTCTATGGATGATTGGGTGAGGATTGTCGATTTGAATGCAAAGACGATTTTTGTCAACAATTCGCTAGACCTTGCTAGGAAAAAATCTGAAAGTTTAAGCATTTATCTTGATGAAAATGTACCCTTAAATCTAGCTAGCGAAAATGACTCCATAAGAAATACTACTGTAATAGAAGAAAAGTTGATAAATAACAGATATTATAGCATAAAGTCTTCACCTATTGTTATAGGTGGAGAATATTCTGGCGTAGTGGAAGTTTTTAGGGACATAACCCGAGAAACTAATATGAAAATCGAACTTTTTGATGCCAATAGAAATATGCTCGACGATGTGAGATTTGTTAGAAAAGTCCAATCTTCGATTTTGCCAAAAAATAAGATTTATGGCAAACTTGACCTCAAATCTTATTATAATCCTTGTTCTAATGTATCAGGAGATATGTTCGATTTGATAAAGCTTGATGATAATAGGTATGCTTTTTATATTTCCGATGTTATGGGCCATGGAGTCAAGGCTTCTATCCTAACTATGTTTGTTAAAGTATCTATCAGTTCGATTTTTGACAAGTATCCTGACTATACACCTAGTCAGGCTTTATTAAAACTTAGAAGCCGTTTTTATGATCTCGATATTGATTCGTCTCAATACTTCACAGCCTGGCTTGGAATATTTGATATGGGAAATAATACTCTTTGTTTTTCAAATGCTGGTCATAATTGCCCACCGATGATCTATAGGTCTGATGCACAGGCTTGCGAATATTTGCACGCCAATGGAAGGATGATTTCAAATATCATAGAGCCAGATGTATATAATGAAGTGACTACAGAGTTAAAAGATGAAGATTTAATTCTTTTTTTCACGGATGGAGTTATCGAAGCAACTGATGAGGATAATAAAGAGTTTGGTCTAGCAAGACTAAAAGAAGTTTTTTGCCAGAGTAGGCAAATAGAAAAAATTTACGATGAAATAGAAGATTTTAGCTGGGGAGAGCAAAAGGATGATATAACCTTGGCTATGATTACTTATAGGAGAAATAATGCAGTTAAATAA
- a CDS encoding PTS transporter subunit EIIC produces MDNNTLAKLLVDDFGGSSNLIEVINCMTRVRVKVRDNSKVNYGAIKSREGVMGLVEGDQIQVVLGPGKSEKVAKAMAEISNAKLSEELATSTDKESLERRTRENKESYKAKQKQSGFKKFTATIASIFVPLIPAFVGAGLIGGIASVLSNMATAGTLTGDGVNNLIQILNVMKNGLYAYLNIFIGINTAKVFGANEGLGGVVGGMVYLTGMNPDMPISNIFLGTPLAAGQGGVIGVLISVYLLSKIENALHKIIPDSLDIILVPMLSLLAVGLLTMFIIMPLAGLISNGLIGFINGVINIGGAVSGFILGALFLPMVMLGLHQILTPIHVAMIEQQGATYLLPILAMAGAGQVGAALAILVKCRKNKQITTIAKGGLPVGFLGIGEPLIYALTLPMGKAFITACLGGGIGGAVIGAIGSIGSTAIGPSGLALIPLIYQNRWLGYLAGLIAGYIGGFVLTYFFGVDQKYVDGANLDNSNKFEFK; encoded by the coding sequence ATGGATAATAATACATTAGCAAAATTATTAGTAGATGACTTTGGGGGTAGTAGCAACCTCATAGAAGTTATCAATTGTATGACAAGAGTTAGAGTAAAAGTAAGAGATAATAGTAAGGTAAACTACGGTGCCATAAAAAGTCGCGAGGGCGTAATGGGCCTAGTTGAAGGAGACCAGATACAAGTAGTATTGGGACCAGGTAAAAGTGAAAAAGTCGCTAAGGCAATGGCAGAAATTTCAAATGCAAAATTATCTGAAGAATTAGCAACAAGCACTGATAAAGAAAGCCTAGAAAGAAGAACTAGAGAAAACAAAGAATCCTATAAGGCAAAACAAAAACAAAGTGGATTTAAGAAGTTTACAGCTACTATAGCTTCGATATTTGTTCCATTAATACCAGCCTTTGTTGGCGCTGGACTTATTGGTGGTATAGCATCAGTTTTGTCAAATATGGCAACAGCTGGAACACTAACAGGTGATGGTGTAAATAACCTTATTCAGATTTTAAATGTAATGAAAAATGGTCTTTATGCTTACCTAAATATTTTTATAGGTATTAACACAGCAAAAGTCTTTGGAGCAAATGAGGGACTTGGCGGCGTTGTTGGAGGTATGGTTTACCTTACAGGTATGAATCCAGATATGCCTATAAGCAACATTTTCTTGGGAACTCCTCTTGCAGCAGGACAGGGTGGAGTAATAGGTGTACTAATTTCAGTATACTTATTAAGTAAGATTGAAAATGCTCTTCATAAAATAATACCAGATTCCCTAGACATTATATTGGTTCCAATGCTATCACTTTTAGCAGTAGGCCTTCTAACTATGTTTATAATAATGCCATTAGCTGGACTTATTTCAAATGGCCTAATAGGTTTTATTAACGGAGTAATCAATATTGGTGGCGCAGTATCAGGATTTATCTTAGGTGCCTTGTTCTTACCTATGGTAATGCTTGGTCTTCACCAAATTCTAACACCAATACATGTAGCAATGATTGAGCAACAAGGCGCGACATACTTACTGCCAATTCTTGCAATGGCAGGAGCAGGACAAGTAGGAGCTGCACTTGCAATACTTGTTAAATGTAGAAAGAATAAACAAATTACAACTATTGCCAAAGGTGGACTTCCTGTAGGATTTTTAGGAATTGGGGAGCCACTTATATATGCGCTAACCTTACCAATGGGCAAGGCTTTCATCACAGCTTGTCTTGGTGGAGGTATAGGTGGCGCAGTTATAGGAGCTATAGGATCTATTGGTTCAACAGCTATAGGACCATCAGGTCTTGCACTAATTCCACTTATTTACCAAAATAGATGGCTAGGTTATCTAGCTGGCCTTATTGCTGGCTATATAGGTGGATTCGTATTAACATATTTCTTTGGAGTTGATCAGAAATATGTAGATGGAGCTAACCTTGATAACTCAAATAAATTTGAATTTAAATAG
- the murQ gene encoding N-acetylmuramic acid 6-phosphate etherase, translating into MILLNSTEDRNPISYDLDLKSTREILEIINNEDQKIAYKVKDAMDQIQPLVDEVITTFVNGGRLFYLGAGTSGRLGVLDASETVPTFSVNPTLVTGLIAGGDDALRNPIENAEDSKEAAKMDLQKANLTNKDFVIGIAASGRTPYSIGAVEYAREIGAKTGSIACNKDAKISTYVDYPIEIETGPEVLSGSTRMKAGTATKMVLNMITTTAMIKIGKVYDNLMVDLKPTNEKLVDRATKIISEISGYDYESSKKILSQANNNVKSAIIMATKNVDYEESIKILENNKGFIREDL; encoded by the coding sequence GTGATATTATTGAATTCGACAGAAGATAGGAATCCTATAAGTTACGATTTGGATTTAAAATCAACTAGAGAAATATTAGAAATTATCAATAATGAAGACCAAAAGATAGCTTATAAGGTAAAAGATGCCATGGACCAAATTCAACCTTTGGTTGATGAGGTTATTACTACATTTGTTAATGGAGGTAGATTGTTCTACCTAGGAGCAGGCACAAGTGGAAGGCTAGGAGTTTTGGATGCATCTGAGACGGTTCCAACTTTTTCAGTAAATCCAACTTTAGTTACGGGTCTTATAGCAGGGGGTGATGATGCTTTAAGAAATCCAATAGAAAATGCAGAAGATTCCAAAGAAGCAGCAAAAATGGATTTACAAAAAGCAAATTTAACTAATAAGGATTTTGTAATAGGTATTGCTGCTAGTGGTAGAACACCATACTCTATTGGAGCAGTGGAATATGCCAGAGAAATTGGAGCAAAGACAGGCTCTATTGCCTGCAACAAAGATGCAAAGATTTCCACCTATGTAGACTACCCAATAGAGATAGAAACTGGCCCAGAAGTATTGAGTGGATCAACTCGTATGAAAGCAGGAACTGCAACAAAAATGGTTCTAAATATGATTACTACCACAGCTATGATCAAAATTGGGAAAGTATACGACAATTTAATGGTCGATCTAAAACCAACTAACGAGAAGCTGGTAGATAGGGCAACAAAAATTATAAGCGAAATTAGTGGATATGATTATGAATCATCAAAAAAGATACTAAGCCAAGCCAACAATAATGTAAAATCTGCAATAATAATGGCTACAAAGAATGTAGACTATGAAGAGTCTATAAAAATTCTTGAAAATAATAAAGGATTTATAAGAGAGGATTTGTAA
- a CDS encoding MupG family TIM beta-alpha barrel fold protein — MLGFSLYFENDTDFEEQIEKFKGFDLLFTSLHYPASDETYDKFLTLLDVAKDINICVDINNQTLKDHPDLLDMDLIIRLDFGFSPKEISDLSNKNQIAINASTVNYKFLEDLAKAGANMANMIAIHNYYPLVFSGLSQEYFLRQNELIKSFDIRIASFVPGNINLRGPVFEGLPTLEEDRHMNPYLSLVKQKRKYKMDEIILAEDVDEYSQNCIVKFINDRVISLPIIWKKNNEQISKIKVRNDISDYIIRNERKKKDVSPDQPRQIKRGDLVIMNNLSGRYAGEIEIVRKDLGLCEDRNFIGRIDKSYIGILDLIKGGDIIEFDRR, encoded by the coding sequence ATGTTAGGATTTTCTTTATACTTTGAAAATGATACTGATTTTGAAGAACAAATAGAAAAATTTAAAGGCTTTGATTTGTTGTTTACATCCTTGCACTATCCAGCAAGTGATGAAACTTATGATAAGTTTCTAACTTTGTTGGATGTGGCTAAAGATATTAATATTTGTGTAGATATCAACAATCAAACCCTAAAGGATCATCCAGATTTACTAGATATGGATTTAATTATAAGGCTTGATTTTGGCTTTAGTCCAAAAGAAATATCAGATTTATCCAACAAGAACCAGATAGCTATAAACGCCTCTACTGTTAATTACAAGTTTTTGGAAGACTTGGCAAAAGCAGGTGCAAATATGGCAAATATGATAGCAATTCATAATTACTATCCGCTAGTTTTTTCTGGTCTATCCCAAGAATATTTCCTAAGACAGAATGAGCTTATCAAATCTTTTGATATTAGAATTGCAAGCTTTGTCCCAGGCAATATAAATCTTCGAGGACCTGTTTTTGAAGGTTTGCCTACACTAGAAGAAGATAGGCATATGAATCCATACCTTAGCTTAGTAAAACAAAAAAGAAAATACAAGATGGATGAAATTATTCTGGCCGAAGATGTAGACGAATATAGCCAAAATTGCATAGTTAAATTTATAAATGATAGAGTTATAAGCCTACCTATAATTTGGAAAAAAAACAATGAGCAGATATCAAAAATAAAAGTTAGAAATGACATAAGTGACTATATAATTAGAAACGAAAGAAAGAAAAAGGATGTCAGTCCAGACCAGCCTAGACAGATAAAGAGGGGAGACCTTGTTATCATGAACAATTTGTCAGGTCGATATGCAGGAGAGATTGAAATTGTAAGAAAAGATCTAGGCTTATGCGAAGATAGAAACTTTATTGGCAGGATTGATAAGTCTTATATAGGTATTTTAGATTTGATAAAAGGAGGTGATATTATTGAATTCGACAGAAGATAG
- a CDS encoding MurR/RpiR family transcriptional regulator, producing MDYLIKIKERWDDFTPSDKKIGEYIIDNPEQIINYNTLQLAEIIQTSQSAIIRFIKKIGYKGYIDFKIDVARSIEENSEFLLDEVISKDESIENIISKSKNNVLSTVEKTYALIDDQRIKTAVEDINKANNIYLAGVGSSGLICEDFSYKLQRSGKKVFYQVDAHTNLALVSNICKDDLLIAISYSGLTKEILIASEYAKNIGAKVVSISKALNSALANNTDELLLIPEIEREMRYGAISSRLSSQIITDILYYGYVAANTEKVNENMRTSKLLTNKLKDM from the coding sequence ATGGATTATTTAATAAAAATCAAAGAAAGATGGGATGATTTTACTCCATCTGATAAAAAAATAGGTGAATATATAATAGATAATCCCGAGCAAATAATTAATTATAATACTTTACAACTTGCTGAGATTATTCAAACTAGCCAATCAGCTATAATAAGATTTATCAAAAAAATAGGCTATAAGGGCTATATAGATTTTAAAATCGATGTTGCAAGATCAATTGAAGAGAATAGTGAATTCTTGCTTGATGAGGTAATATCGAAAGACGAAAGTATAGAAAATATTATTTCAAAAAGCAAGAACAATGTCTTATCTACCGTGGAAAAAACTTATGCACTGATTGATGATCAGAGAATTAAGACAGCCGTAGAGGATATAAACAAGGCAAATAATATCTACCTTGCTGGAGTGGGAAGTTCGGGCTTGATATGTGAAGATTTTTCCTACAAACTACAAAGATCTGGGAAAAAAGTTTTCTACCAAGTAGATGCTCATACCAATCTAGCCCTAGTTAGCAATATCTGTAAAGATGATTTACTGATAGCTATTAGTTATTCTGGATTAACAAAAGAAATTTTGATTGCATCAGAATACGCTAAAAATATAGGAGCGAAAGTTGTAAGCATTAGCAAGGCTCTTAACAGTGCTTTGGCTAACAATACTGACGAACTACTCCTTATTCCAGAGATTGAAAGGGAAATGCGATATGGCGCTATTTCTTCACGACTATCATCACAAATAATAACGGACATTCTTTACTATGGCTATGTTGCTGCAAACACAGAAAAAGTTAATGAAAATATGAGAACATCTAAACTACTGACAAATAAACTAAAGGATATGTAA
- a CDS encoding HAD family hydrolase yields MKYDLIIFDMDGLMFDTEIFYFKSWKAFEDKYNFRFDIKTRNRIAGMNEDNVRDEFAKILGDYDKAKNLRDEINAYRKEGLKNYNDSIKKEGLVELLDFLKENGIRACIASSSDKEKILYLIEKENIEDYFDFVVSGGDFENSKPNPEIFEKAAEIANVDKSRALILEDSHNGYLAAKSSGIDYLIIHDTSFHKTFKADKEVDSLLDVIEYIK; encoded by the coding sequence ATGAAATACGATTTGATAATATTTGATATGGACGGATTGATGTTTGATACTGAGATTTTTTATTTTAAATCTTGGAAGGCATTTGAAGATAAGTATAATTTTCGCTTTGATATAAAAACTCGCAACAGAATTGCCGGAATGAATGAAGACAATGTTAGAGATGAGTTTGCCAAAATTTTAGGGGACTATGATAAAGCTAAGAATTTGCGTGATGAAATTAATGCTTATAGGAAAGAAGGATTAAAAAACTACAATGATTCAATAAAAAAAGAGGGACTTGTTGAGCTATTGGATTTTCTAAAGGAAAATGGCATAAGAGCATGTATAGCTTCATCTTCTGACAAAGAAAAAATCCTATACTTAATAGAAAAAGAAAATATAGAAGACTACTTTGACTTTGTAGTATCTGGGGGAGATTTTGAAAATAGCAAACCTAATCCAGAAATATTTGAAAAAGCCGCAGAAATAGCTAATGTTGATAAAAGTCGTGCCCTAATACTTGAGGATTCCCACAATGGATACTTGGCAGCAAAGTCAAGTGGAATAGACTATCTCATAATCCACGATACATCATTTCATAAAACTTTTAAAGCCGACAAAGAAGTAGATTCATTATTAGATGTGATTGAATATATAAAATAA
- a CDS encoding GA module-containing protein, whose protein sequence is MKNNKVLAVALSAGLVFSGAYLANSNINVAYASESQPTIEELKAQITQLKNEKNEIDRKKAQSKNAINWREDNRKVSELPEEKLKQYEIWDQKDRKVIEECDAQMLELDKKIAAIQEQIKALENSPTPGEENPGNGSTEADKAKEFEDYKKKYSDKIDGLSDLTEAEKAAAKEEIANATSEAEVNKAYNKAYSANQDAEYDREKKEREENFAKDKENAKKEIDDYGDKLTEKEKESFKEQIDKAPTKGAITGILEEAKKASENPQEPENPQDPETPTIDEDYKDMFLENLLSLSKLTDEEKEAFKERIEKAKTNGEIYDIYNQAIDLNNSRDKKPEDSSVNKDYKDMFLNNLLTLSKLSYAEKESFKERMDKAKTNAEIYDIYNEAVALNTSRKQKPSKENESENPINPAKPPHSKDESEDSSSDLIYVAKGYKYVSEGFYHRLDLEDSYYKLKLALNENEIYAQAIRILLKYTPNTVKDVRGQLESLLKESVDLQEQAKLVLKEYESILGY, encoded by the coding sequence ATGAAAAATAATAAAGTATTAGCTGTAGCATTATCAGCAGGTTTAGTTTTTAGTGGAGCATACCTAGCTAATAGCAATATAAATGTTGCCTATGCTTCAGAAAGTCAACCAACAATAGAAGAGCTTAAAGCTCAAATTACACAACTAAAAAATGAAAAAAATGAGATAGATAGAAAAAAAGCTCAATCTAAAAATGCTATTAATTGGAGAGAAGATAATAGAAAGGTATCCGAATTACCTGAGGAAAAATTAAAACAATATGAAATATGGGATCAGAAAGACAGAAAGGTAATAGAAGAATGTGATGCACAAATGCTTGAATTGGATAAAAAAATTGCAGCCATTCAAGAACAAATAAAAGCTTTAGAAAATTCACCAACACCAGGTGAAGAAAATCCAGGCAATGGTTCAACAGAAGCAGACAAAGCTAAGGAATTTGAAGACTATAAAAAGAAATATAGCGACAAAATAGATGGTCTATCCGATCTAACAGAAGCAGAAAAAGCAGCAGCAAAAGAAGAAATAGCAAATGCAACAAGTGAAGCTGAAGTAAACAAAGCATATAACAAAGCATACTCAGCAAACCAAGATGCAGAATACGACAGAGAAAAGAAAGAAAGAGAAGAAAACTTTGCAAAAGATAAAGAAAATGCAAAAAAAGAAATAGATGATTACGGAGACAAACTAACAGAAAAAGAAAAAGAATCATTCAAAGAGCAAATAGACAAGGCACCAACAAAAGGCGCTATAACTGGTATATTAGAAGAAGCTAAAAAAGCCTCAGAAAACCCTCAAGAACCAGAAAATCCTCAAGATCCAGAGACACCAACAATAGATGAGGATTACAAGGATATGTTCTTAGAAAACCTTCTAAGCCTATCAAAATTAACAGATGAGGAAAAGGAAGCATTCAAAGAGAGAATAGAAAAAGCAAAAACCAATGGTGAAATCTATGATATCTATAACCAAGCTATTGATTTAAATAACTCACGAGACAAGAAGCCTGAAGACTCGTCTGTAAATAAAGATTACAAAGATATGTTCTTAAATAATCTTTTGACCTTGTCTAAACTAAGCTATGCAGAAAAAGAATCATTCAAAGAAAGAATGGATAAGGCAAAGACTAATGCTGAGATTTACGATATATACAATGAGGCGGTAGCTTTAAATACTTCTCGCAAGCAAAAACCATCAAAAGAAAATGAAAGTGAAAATCCAATCAATCCAGCAAAACCTCCTCACAGCAAGGACGAGTCAGAAGATTCATCAAGTGATTTAATATACGTAGCAAAAGGTTATAAGTACGTTAGTGAAGGTTTCTATCACAGATTAGATTTAGAAGATTCTTACTACAAACTAAAACTTGCCCTAAATGAGAATGAAATCTATGCTCAGGCTATAAGAATTTTACTAAAATATACACCGAATACAGTAAAAGATGTAAGAGGCCAACTTGAAAGTTTGCTCAAAGAATCTGTAGATTTACAGGAACAAGCAAAACTTGTTCTAAAGGAATATGAAAGTATACTAGGATACTAA
- the rplQ gene encoding 50S ribosomal protein L17 yields MANKRKLGRRSDHRNAMLRNQVTSLFDNGRIETTVTRAKETQKVAEKMITLGKTNTLHTRRQAASYIYKPSTVQKLFDEIAPEYAERNGGYTRVLKLGPRRGDGSEMAILELV; encoded by the coding sequence ATGGCAAACAAAAGAAAACTTGGCAGAAGAAGTGACCACAGAAACGCAATGCTAAGAAACCAAGTTACATCATTATTTGATAATGGTAGAATTGAAACAACAGTTACACGTGCAAAAGAAACACAAAAAGTAGCTGAAAAAATGATCACACTTGGTAAAACAAACACTCTTCACACCAGACGTCAAGCTGCAAGCTATATATATAAACCATCAACAGTACAAAAACTATTTGATGAAATCGCACCAGAATATGCCGAAAGAAATGGTGGATACACAAGAGTACTTAAACTAGGACCAAGAAGAGGTGACGGCTCTGAAATGGCTATTTTAGAGTTAGTTTAA